In Acanthochromis polyacanthus isolate Apoly-LR-REF ecotype Palm Island chromosome 18, KAUST_Apoly_ChrSc, whole genome shotgun sequence, the following proteins share a genomic window:
- the exosc2 gene encoding LOW QUALITY PROTEIN: exosome complex component RRP4 (The sequence of the model RefSeq protein was modified relative to this genomic sequence to represent the inferred CDS: inserted 1 base in 1 codon), which produces MAVDMRLPTIRKTVSLSAAAFDRKDLVVPGDVITSDTGFMRGHGTYVDEDKLTASVAGEVQRVDKLICVRPLKTRFNGEVGDVVVGRITEVQQKRWKVETNSRLDSVLLLSSVNLPGGELRRRSAEDELTMREYLQEGDLISAEVQSVFSDGALSLHTRSLKYGKLGQGVLVQLXPSLIKRQKTHFHNLPCGASIILGNNGFVWLYPTPGQQEEEAGGFYTSLEPVSLSDREVISRLRNCLLTLSAHKVLLYDTSVLYCYESSLQHQVKDILKPEVMEEIVMLTQQKLLEQEG; this is translated from the exons ATGGCTGTGGACATGAGACTACCGACTATTAGAAAAACTGTGTCGTTATCAGCTGCTGCTTTCGACCGAAAAGACCTGGTAGTCCCCGGCGATGTCATCACTTCAGACACTGGTTTCATGAG GGGTCATGGCACTTATGTTGATGAAGACAAGCTGACGGCTTCAGTCGCTGGAGAGGTACAAAGGGTGGACAAACTAATCTGTGTCAGGCCCCTTAAAACCAG atttaatggTGAGGTCGGAGATGTTGTGGTTGGCAGAATTACAGAG GTACAGCAGAAACGGTGGAAGGTGGAGACCAACTCGCGGCTGGACTCTGTCCTCTTGTTGTCTTCTGTCAATCTGCCAGGAGGAGAGCTG agGAGAAGATCAGCAGAAGATGAGCTCACCATGAGGGAATACCTGCAGGAGGGAGATCTCATCAGT gCAGAGGTGCAGTCTGTCTTCTCAGATGGAGCTCTCTCACTTCACACCCGTAGTTTAAAGTATGGAAAA TTGGGTCAAGGTGTGCTCGTACAAC TCCCCTCTCTGATCAAGAGGCAGAAAACACACTTCCACAACCTGCCATGTGGTGCGTCCATTATCCTCGGGAATAACGGCTTTGTGTGGTTGTATCCCACGCCgggacagcaggaggaggaagctgGGGGCTTCTACACCAGTCTGGAG CCTGTTAGCCTGTCAGACCGAGAGGTGATTTCACGGTTGAGAAACTGCCTGCTGACTTTGTCTGCACACAAGGTCCTCTTGTACGACACAAGTGTTCTCTACTGCTACGAATCCTCACTTCAGCACCAG